One part of the Neodiprion virginianus isolate iyNeoVirg1 chromosome 3, iyNeoVirg1.1, whole genome shotgun sequence genome encodes these proteins:
- the LOC124301060 gene encoding alpha-tocopherol transfer protein-like produces MALIKVHTVEEEMKRNSELKKSDLQALRDWCKKQPHLPKVSDYELILFLHSNYYRLEPTKTTIDAFFTVKTHVPEFFTNRDPLGSRGLREISKVVCYIPLPGTTPDGYKVILVKLHDYEPSHYVFVDGVKLFCMIMELWIYTSGVSSGHIIVIDMEGAVFGHMARLSPMILKKYFYYLQEALPVRLKGFHFVNTVPFMDFILNMIKPFMKKELLDMLFLHTNVESLSKKIPIDLLTNDLGGKIGSEKDLWAAELQKLEEHRAWFQEDETRRVNESLRPGKAKNVTDIFGVEGSFKKLDID; encoded by the exons ATGGCGTTAATAAAAGTGCACACAGTGGAAGAGGAAATGAAGAGAAATTCGGAGCTGAAGAAATCCGATTTGCAAGCGCTGAGAGATTGGTGTAAAAAGCAGCCTCACCTACCAAAGGTGTCTGACTATGAACTGATACTGTTCCTACACAGCAACTATTACCGACTCGAGCCAACGAAAACAACGATAGATGCATTTTTCACCGTTAAGACTCACGTGCCCGAATTCTTCACAAATCGGGATCCATTGGGATCGAGGGGACTGCGTGAAATCTCGAAAGTTGT ATGCTACATACCTCTTCCCGGAACAACACCAGACGGTTACAAAGTGATTCTAGTAAAACTCCACGATTACGAACCGTCCCATTACGTGTTTGTCGATGGTGTAAAGCTGTTTTGCATGATCATGGAACTGTGGATATACACTTCAGGTGTTAGCTCGGGGCACATCATCGTTATTGACATGGAAGGTGCAGTTTTCGGTCACATGGCTCGCCTGAGTCCCATGatattgaaaaagtatttttactATCTGCAAGAAGCTCTGCCGGTTCGACTTAAaggttttcattttgtgaacaCGGTGCCCTTCATGGACTTTATCTTAAACATGATAAAACCTTTCATGAAGAAAGAGCTCCTTGACATG CTTTTCCTGCACACTAATGTAGAATCACTGAGCAAGAAAATTCCCATTGATCTCCTGACAAACGATCTAGGCGGCAAAATTGGCTCCGAGAAAGATCTGTGGGCTGCCGAGTTGCAAAAACTCGAGGAACACCGTGCCTGGTTCCAGGAGGACGAGACGCGCAGGGTCAACGAATCCCTTCGCCCTGGCAAGGCGAAGAACGTCACCGACATCTTTGGCGTCGAAGGGAGCTTCAAAAAGCTGGACATCGATTAG